Proteins co-encoded in one Deltaproteobacteria bacterium genomic window:
- a CDS encoding tripartite tricarboxylate transporter TctB family protein yields MKNRDVVSSIVWMALGCLFVGGALHQGLMRKGVPGPGFLPFLSGMALIFIALFVLIPALVQKEKENGSDFFPESGSFRKLVFALVALLAFGVALNYLGYLITTFLFMFLMARLIEPKGWWITALVALLTAVVSYLLFVVLLEVQLPTGPLGF; encoded by the coding sequence TGGCCCTGGGATGCCTGTTTGTGGGCGGTGCCTTACACCAGGGCCTGATGAGAAAAGGCGTGCCGGGACCGGGATTCCTTCCCTTTTTATCAGGCATGGCCTTGATCTTTATTGCCCTTTTCGTCCTGATTCCCGCGTTGGTTCAAAAAGAAAAGGAAAATGGCAGCGATTTCTTTCCGGAAAGCGGCAGCTTCAGGAAATTAGTGTTTGCCCTGGTGGCCCTGCTGGCCTTCGGGGTCGCCCTGAATTATTTGGGATACCTGATCACCACCTTCCTCTTCATGTTTTTAATGGCCCGGCTTATAGAACCCAAGGGATGGTGGATCACCGCCCTGGTGGCTCTCCTGACGGCCGTCGTGTCTTACCTGCTCTTTGTGGTACTGTTGGAAGTGCAATTACCTACAGGGCCGCTTGGATTCTGA